A single genomic interval of Fretibacterium sp. OH1220_COT-178 harbors:
- a CDS encoding BMC domain-containing protein codes for MNGALGLIEVLGLTAAMTALDAALKAADVTFLGSEKVIGVGKAISLTLRVEGEVAAVQAAVDAASAAAKDVGTVFSARVIARPDAELKRLWARFQG; via the coding sequence ATGAACGGTGCTCTGGGCTTGATCGAGGTGCTAGGACTTACGGCGGCCATGACCGCCTTGGACGCGGCGCTCAAGGCGGCGGATGTGACCTTCCTGGGCAGCGAGAAGGTGATTGGTGTGGGCAAGGCGATCAGCCTGACGCTCCGTGTCGAGGGGGAGGTCGCAGCGGTTCAGGCCGCCGTCGACGCCGCGTCGGCCGCAGCAAAGGATGTGGGAACCGTGTTCTCCGCCCGGGTGATCGCAAGGCCCGATGCGGAATTGAAGCGGCTTTGGGCTCGTTTCCAGGGGTAG
- a CDS encoding UbiD family decarboxylase, whose product MNERKNRRVFMGRQMLRAVLERLKAQDRLRECAVPVDPRFELGAVLSAFNNEQPILFRNVKGSDLPVVGAVYGNRSIILDLLGTTTEKRLFKLMEAISLPSKPRLLERGPVQENVVTTGIDLLKMLPVPTSNERDAAPYLCASAFVVRDTETGKIQMAVRRIQVLGGNKLYILVSGASPHLLGEIRRCAERGRPLECAVVLGYDAPFLLASQIGSGKYGLDKYEVDSTLRGEPLELVRCRTVDLEVPAWAEIVLEGKIEPGRAEPEGPFAELMGYYSTVAPAPVMEVSAVTHRNAPIFQHAFPCKEEHLAYGMIKEAEIFAALAHTVDVRDVNLTLGGGCRLHAVISIRKRAEGDGKSTILGTLGAYKDIKHVVVVDDDVNIYNMAEVEAAVASRFQASRDLVVVSGALGSPLEASHMERGVSDKMGLDATKPLGDKAALYEAAVIPGFDKVKSSIDRYFSDGVDRRR is encoded by the coding sequence ATGAACGAACGGAAAAACCGGAGGGTTTTCATGGGGAGACAGATGTTGCGCGCCGTGTTGGAACGCCTGAAGGCTCAGGACCGCTTGCGGGAATGTGCTGTTCCGGTCGATCCTCGCTTCGAGCTCGGCGCTGTGCTCAGCGCCTTCAATAACGAGCAACCCATCTTGTTTCGAAACGTCAAGGGATCGGACCTACCTGTAGTGGGGGCCGTTTATGGGAACCGTTCGATCATTTTGGATTTGCTGGGTACAACAACGGAGAAACGGCTGTTCAAGCTGATGGAAGCTATATCATTGCCCTCAAAACCCAGGTTGCTGGAGCGTGGGCCGGTTCAGGAAAACGTCGTCACGACCGGGATCGATCTTCTCAAGATGTTGCCCGTCCCCACCTCCAACGAGAGGGACGCGGCCCCTTACCTTTGTGCCAGTGCGTTTGTGGTCCGGGACACCGAGACCGGAAAGATTCAGATGGCGGTAAGACGCATTCAGGTGCTGGGGGGGAACAAGCTCTATATCCTGGTGTCGGGGGCCTCTCCTCACCTGTTGGGCGAGATCCGACGTTGTGCCGAAAGGGGCAGACCTCTTGAATGCGCCGTCGTCCTTGGATACGACGCACCTTTTCTGCTGGCTTCCCAGATAGGGTCCGGAAAATATGGGCTGGACAAGTACGAGGTAGACAGCACGCTGCGCGGCGAACCCCTGGAACTGGTGCGGTGCCGAACGGTCGATCTGGAGGTGCCCGCTTGGGCGGAGATAGTCCTTGAGGGCAAGATCGAGCCGGGGAGGGCGGAGCCCGAGGGGCCTTTCGCCGAGCTGATGGGCTATTACAGCACCGTCGCTCCCGCCCCGGTGATGGAGGTCTCCGCGGTGACCCACCGGAATGCCCCCATTTTTCAGCATGCCTTTCCCTGCAAGGAGGAGCATTTGGCCTATGGGATGATCAAGGAGGCAGAAATTTTCGCCGCACTTGCTCATACGGTGGATGTTCGAGACGTCAACCTGACTCTCGGGGGAGGCTGTCGGCTGCATGCGGTGATCTCCATCAGGAAACGTGCCGAGGGGGACGGGAAGAGCACCATCCTGGGCACGCTTGGAGCGTATAAGGATATCAAGCACGTCGTTGTGGTCGACGACGACGTGAATATCTACAATATGGCGGAGGTGGAGGCGGCCGTGGCGTCCCGTTTTCAGGCCTCGCGGGACCTGGTCGTGGTATCGGGGGCCCTCGGCTCGCCGCTGGAGGCCTCTCACATGGAGCGGGGCGTCTCGGACAAGATGGGGCTGGACGCGACCAAACCCCTGGGGGATAAGGCTGCCCTTTACGAGGCGGCCGTCATTCCGGGATTCGATAAGGTCAAGTCCTCGATAGACCGATACTTTTCCGACGGCGTGGACCGCCGCCGATAG
- a CDS encoding UbiX family flavin prenyltransferase: MKDHLRVVVGISGGSGAVYALALLRQLRILGCESHVVVSRMGAYVMDHECGVSLEELRDYADRFYENDDLAAPISGGSFRTFGMVVVPCSMKTLASIAQGFSEGLLTRAADVTLKERRSLVLVTRESPLSAVHLENMLRATHSGAVVMPASPGFYHGPGSIAEMITDFSGRILDALGIEHNLIRRWHGVQRQ, encoded by the coding sequence ATGAAAGATCATCTGAGGGTTGTGGTTGGAATATCCGGGGGGAGTGGCGCGGTTTATGCTCTCGCGTTGCTGCGTCAGCTCCGCATTCTGGGGTGCGAATCCCATGTCGTGGTCTCCAGGATGGGGGCTTACGTGATGGATCATGAGTGCGGGGTCTCTCTGGAGGAATTGAGGGATTATGCCGACCGTTTTTATGAGAACGACGACCTTGCTGCTCCCATATCGGGTGGTTCTTTCAGGACTTTCGGCATGGTAGTTGTGCCCTGTTCCATGAAGACACTCGCCTCGATCGCGCAGGGATTTTCGGAGGGGCTGCTCACACGTGCGGCTGACGTGACCCTGAAAGAGCGTCGGTCGCTGGTGCTGGTGACCCGAGAGTCTCCACTGAGTGCCGTTCACCTGGAGAACATGCTCAGGGCTACCCATAGTGGTGCCGTGGTGATGCCGGCGTCTCCGGGTTTCTACCATGGTCCTGGAAGCATCGCGGAGATGATCACCGACTTCTCCGGTCGAATTCTGGACGCACTGGGCATCGAGCATAACCTGATCCGGCGCTGGCATGGCGTCCAGAGACAATGA
- a CDS encoding BMC domain-containing protein, translating to MRGQRALGSVETRSLVGALEAADVMAKTADVVLASLNYVGSGIVAAVVEGDVAAVKAAVESGAAAAGKIAEVVAVHVIPRPAAEVRELL from the coding sequence ATGAGAGGGCAGCGAGCCTTGGGGAGCGTTGAGACCCGCAGTCTCGTGGGGGCGCTGGAGGCGGCGGACGTCATGGCGAAGACGGCGGATGTCGTGCTCGCCTCCTTAAACTACGTCGGCTCCGGGATCGTCGCCGCGGTCGTTGAAGGGGACGTGGCCGCCGTAAAGGCGGCGGTGGAGAGCGGCGCAGCAGCAGCGGGCAAGATTGCCGAGGTCGTTGCCGTCCACGTCATCCCGCGCCCGGCCGCCGAGGTTCGGGAACTTTTATGA
- a CDS encoding cyclase family protein, translated as MALRLIDLSQEIFQGMSVFPMHQNTFIMTNMTHEENMRKTGSKTLGFSARNLLISEHCGTHTDAIWEFEPKGETIDEMSLNYFWGSAICIDVSFVPPSRYIEASDLERAVKDSGQELRKGDIVLLYTGHFDANFGTEKWQTVYTGLSYDGARWLAEKGVVNVGVDAPAIDHPDDLDFSGHLVCGRYNMTNTENLCNLDKVLNRRFLYFGLPLKIRAGSGSPVRAVALLDAD; from the coding sequence ATGGCTTTGCGTTTGATCGATCTTTCTCAGGAGATTTTTCAGGGAATGTCCGTGTTTCCGATGCATCAAAACACCTTCATCATGACAAACATGACCCACGAGGAGAACATGCGGAAGACGGGAAGCAAAACTCTGGGATTTTCCGCCAGAAATTTGTTAATCAGCGAGCACTGCGGAACACACACAGATGCGATATGGGAATTCGAACCTAAGGGAGAGACGATAGACGAGATGTCGCTGAATTATTTCTGGGGCAGTGCAATCTGCATCGACGTCAGTTTCGTCCCTCCCAGTCGCTACATTGAGGCCTCAGATCTGGAAAGAGCCGTGAAAGATTCTGGTCAAGAGCTGCGAAAGGGGGATATTGTGCTTCTGTACACGGGACATTTCGACGCGAACTTCGGAACCGAAAAATGGCAAACCGTCTATACGGGGCTCAGTTACGACGGAGCACGATGGCTTGCCGAAAAAGGTGTTGTCAACGTGGGCGTAGATGCCCCGGCCATCGATCATCCCGACGATCTGGACTTCTCGGGACATCTGGTCTGCGGCCGCTACAACATGACAAACACAGAGAACCTCTGCAATCTGGACAAAGTTCTCAACAGGCGTTTTCTCTATTTTGGGTTGCCCCTCAAAATCCGCGCAGGGTCGGGATCACCTGTACGTGCCGTTGCCCTGTTGGACGCGGATTAA
- a CDS encoding adenine deaminase: MSRIESLKRTMEYRAMVDVLMSEDRYADLVLVGGTIVNTLTRETYVGDVAVKGRYILMVGDCSQLVGPETVSVNVEGRYLSPGFIDSHMHFESSMLTITEFSRLSIPSGTTTLVADPHEIGNALGPAGMKAMADEAGTVPNHVYLVVPCLVPDCPALETSGVDVSSKDVEALLDYPKIIGIGEMQGFSNAKHVYRNTPEIITDLMASSSYAMDRNGTVDGNAPELFGAELAAHILVTGGRTSCHETTTKAECVEKLRQGVFVFMREGSTQKNMAECIRAVTEEGLDSRRCILATDDMVADDLRNLGHMNEIVRRTIRQGVDPIEAIQMVTINPASYFRFEDRGALAPGKLADVVVLDDLFEMTVEAVFIEGKLTAHKGKLLVDLPPYVYPDNVKNSVRRAPLSRSDLEIRSDAAQATGNCIVAIPDQNLTDTLKVSLPVSGGLVSCDPKNDVLYIACIERYGRNGNIGKAFVRGFGMKQGAIAESVAHDTHNIIVAGGSLEDMVTAVNRVIEMGGGIALANRGRILDSLRLPVGGLISDEQSGAEMAESIRRLSETARTQLNCALHEPFMHLSFLALSTSPKWKITDKGLVDVENFRILPPID; the protein is encoded by the coding sequence TTGAGCAGGATCGAATCTCTGAAGAGAACCATGGAGTACCGCGCCATGGTCGATGTCCTGATGTCCGAGGACCGGTATGCCGATCTGGTTCTGGTAGGCGGAACTATTGTCAATACACTGACCCGCGAGACTTATGTCGGAGATGTAGCTGTCAAGGGGCGTTACATCCTCATGGTCGGAGATTGCAGTCAATTGGTCGGTCCGGAGACGGTTTCCGTCAACGTGGAAGGCCGCTACCTGTCCCCCGGCTTCATCGATTCCCATATGCACTTTGAGAGCAGTATGCTGACAATCACGGAGTTCTCCCGGCTTTCGATCCCCTCTGGGACGACGACTCTCGTTGCAGACCCACACGAGATCGGCAACGCCCTGGGGCCTGCGGGGATGAAGGCCATGGCGGACGAGGCGGGCACAGTGCCGAACCACGTCTATTTGGTGGTCCCGTGCCTTGTCCCCGACTGTCCCGCCTTGGAGACGTCCGGGGTCGACGTGTCCTCGAAGGACGTCGAGGCTCTTCTGGATTACCCCAAAATCATTGGCATTGGAGAGATGCAGGGATTTTCAAACGCCAAGCACGTCTATCGCAATACTCCGGAGATCATCACCGATCTTATGGCATCCAGCAGCTACGCCATGGACCGGAACGGAACGGTGGACGGCAACGCGCCGGAGCTCTTCGGGGCGGAGCTGGCCGCGCACATCCTTGTGACCGGCGGCCGAACCTCCTGTCACGAGACGACGACCAAGGCGGAATGTGTGGAAAAATTGCGCCAGGGGGTATTTGTGTTCATGCGTGAGGGGTCTACGCAGAAGAATATGGCCGAGTGCATCCGGGCAGTGACGGAGGAAGGCCTGGACTCCCGCCGGTGTATCCTGGCGACAGACGACATGGTGGCCGACGATCTCCGTAATCTGGGGCATATGAATGAGATCGTGAGGCGCACCATCCGGCAGGGTGTGGACCCGATTGAGGCTATACAGATGGTGACGATCAATCCGGCCTCCTACTTCCGCTTCGAGGACCGCGGTGCTCTGGCTCCCGGCAAGCTGGCCGATGTCGTCGTCCTGGACGATCTTTTCGAGATGACGGTCGAGGCCGTCTTCATCGAGGGGAAACTAACCGCACACAAGGGAAAACTGCTCGTTGATCTTCCGCCCTACGTCTATCCCGATAACGTCAAGAACTCCGTCCGCAGGGCCCCTCTCTCGAGGTCCGACCTCGAGATCCGCAGCGACGCCGCCCAGGCCACGGGAAACTGCATCGTCGCCATTCCGGATCAGAATTTGACGGATACCCTGAAAGTTTCCCTGCCCGTCTCGGGCGGGCTCGTCTCCTGCGATCCGAAGAACGACGTGCTGTATATCGCCTGTATCGAGCGTTACGGGCGCAACGGCAACATCGGCAAGGCCTTTGTCCGAGGCTTCGGGATGAAGCAGGGGGCCATAGCGGAGAGCGTGGCGCACGACACGCACAACATCATCGTGGCGGGGGGCTCCCTTGAGGATATGGTGACAGCGGTCAATCGGGTGATTGAAATGGGGGGCGGCATCGCCTTGGCCAACCGGGGGAGGATTCTCGACAGTTTGCGTCTGCCCGTCGGGGGGCTCATCTCGGACGAGCAGTCGGGTGCCGAGATGGCCGAAAGCATCAGGCGTCTTTCGGAGACCGCTCGGACACAGCTTAACTGCGCGCTTCATGAGCCCTTCATGCATCTGTCCTTTTTGGCGCTTTCCACCAGCCCGAAATGGAAAATAACGGATAAGGGGTTAGTTGACGTCGAGAATTTTCGGATCCTGCCCCCCATCGACTAA
- a CDS encoding NCS2 family permease → MSFEDFLAAIAVVVNGLPQGLLALSFGFAAFPTALAFLAGIVGMLFFAQVAPISFQAESIVLAGSMGKNREERLNIVFYTGIAMALIGGIGLLQPTIDFIGPAILNGMMAGVGITLAKVGVDMTRQNVWVGGVSILTAFVVYFMSENLVYTIVTSVFVSSLVSLLMQKGNASIKNTSNLENEKLIPLKPSCNFNIIRSVLALVTLQIGGNIAYASITGKLANKATNVDYVTLYSGVGDAISAFWGGGPVEAIISGTAVAPDPQVAGVVMMMIMAVILFARLLPKVAGFVASETIAGFLLVLGAVVVFPANIKEGLAVAPIISSITAIITATTDPFLGMVAGVLVRSLTIIF, encoded by the coding sequence ATGAGTTTTGAGGATTTTTTGGCCGCCATTGCTGTAGTCGTCAACGGCCTACCCCAGGGATTATTGGCGCTCTCATTTGGTTTTGCCGCTTTTCCAACAGCCTTGGCCTTTTTGGCGGGCATTGTGGGGATGCTATTTTTCGCTCAAGTCGCCCCGATCTCCTTTCAGGCCGAATCCATTGTCTTGGCAGGAAGCATGGGAAAAAACAGGGAAGAACGTCTGAACATCGTCTTTTATACCGGAATCGCAATGGCTCTCATAGGTGGAATAGGATTGCTTCAGCCCACCATTGACTTTATCGGTCCAGCAATTTTAAACGGAATGATGGCCGGCGTCGGCATTACCCTTGCAAAAGTGGGGGTAGACATGACAAGACAGAACGTGTGGGTCGGAGGCGTCTCCATACTGACGGCATTTGTCGTGTATTTTATGAGCGAAAACCTGGTTTATACCATAGTCACAAGCGTCTTCGTCAGCTCTCTTGTCTCGTTACTGATGCAAAAGGGCAATGCTTCGATAAAAAATACCAGCAATTTAGAAAATGAAAAGCTGATTCCCCTCAAGCCGAGCTGCAATTTCAATATCATCCGCAGTGTTTTGGCCCTCGTCACACTGCAGATAGGCGGCAATATTGCATATGCCAGCATCACCGGTAAATTAGCCAATAAAGCCACTAACGTGGACTACGTTACTCTGTATTCTGGAGTCGGTGACGCGATCAGTGCTTTTTGGGGAGGAGGCCCGGTAGAGGCGATCATATCAGGAACTGCCGTTGCGCCTGACCCTCAAGTCGCCGGAGTCGTCATGATGATGATCATGGCCGTAATCTTGTTTGCAAGACTACTGCCCAAAGTAGCTGGTTTTGTCGCCAGTGAAACAATAGCGGGGTTCCTGCTGGTTCTCGGAGCCGTCGTAGTTTTTCCTGCAAATATCAAAGAAGGCCTTGCCGTTGCCCCCATCATATCCAGTATTACAGCGATAATAACCGCGACAACAGACCCATTTTTGGGTATGGTGGCAGGCGTCTTAGTTCGGTCGCTCACGATAATTTTTTAA
- a CDS encoding AbgT family transporter, translating into MVDLKSPRKPKGILGAIEVLGNKLPHPVYIFLILALTVVVISNFTAGIKFLHPGTGKEEVLKSLATPDGFRWILKNLVSNFTRFPPLGMVLVMMIGLGLAEETGLLRALLRKAIVGAPKTLVTFIVIFSGVMGNIAGSATFVVIPPLGGLVFKALKRHPLAGIAAGFAGVAAGLSANLLITPTDVLCAGITEKAAQILNASFTVHPAVNWFFMFLATLLLSTLGVFVTEKIVEPRLGTYVSNDGDPLTEEDSALMEVTDLERKGLRNAGIATLLYFIAIASLVVPPGGILRDPKLGTIVPSPLLSSMIAILFFWFVLVALAYGITAKTIRNSDDVVKHMSESMKGFAGFIVLCFFAAQFVEFFAYTNLGLFLAVEGADYLQSSGFIGVPLIVAFIILVSLINFLIGSASAKWAILAPIFVPMFMKLGFSPFLTQAAFRVADSVTNCISPLEPFMPFIIICAQRYDKRAGLGTVISIMIPYAIVFLISWILLLIGFYVLNLPLGPGAPVGM; encoded by the coding sequence ATGGTAGATTTGAAGTCTCCTCGCAAGCCAAAGGGCATTCTCGGTGCAATCGAGGTTCTGGGGAACAAATTGCCTCACCCCGTCTATATCTTCCTGATCTTGGCTCTGACGGTGGTGGTCATTTCCAATTTTACTGCCGGCATCAAGTTTCTCCATCCTGGAACCGGCAAGGAAGAGGTGTTGAAGAGTCTGGCAACCCCTGACGGCTTCCGATGGATACTGAAGAACTTGGTCAGCAACTTCACCCGGTTCCCTCCTCTCGGCATGGTTCTCGTCATGATGATCGGCCTGGGACTGGCCGAGGAGACGGGGCTGCTTCGGGCCCTTTTGAGAAAAGCCATTGTTGGTGCGCCCAAGACCTTGGTTACGTTTATCGTCATCTTCTCCGGAGTTATGGGGAATATTGCGGGAAGTGCCACCTTTGTCGTCATCCCACCCTTGGGAGGCCTGGTCTTCAAAGCCTTAAAACGACATCCACTGGCTGGAATCGCAGCGGGGTTTGCCGGAGTTGCGGCAGGATTGAGCGCAAACCTGCTGATCACTCCGACCGATGTCCTCTGCGCGGGCATCACCGAAAAAGCGGCGCAGATTCTGAACGCCAGCTTTACAGTGCATCCCGCCGTCAACTGGTTCTTCATGTTTCTGGCCACGCTGCTCCTGTCTACCCTGGGTGTGTTCGTGACCGAAAAAATCGTGGAACCTCGCCTGGGAACCTATGTAAGCAATGATGGGGATCCCTTGACGGAGGAGGATTCTGCACTTATGGAGGTTACGGATCTCGAGCGCAAGGGATTGAGGAACGCAGGAATTGCAACCCTGCTTTACTTTATCGCCATAGCCTCCCTGGTCGTACCTCCCGGGGGGATCCTGAGAGATCCGAAGCTTGGGACAATCGTACCCTCTCCTCTTCTTTCGTCAATGATCGCAATCCTGTTCTTCTGGTTTGTTCTTGTGGCTCTGGCCTACGGCATTACGGCGAAGACGATCAGGAACTCGGACGATGTCGTAAAACACATGTCCGAATCCATGAAGGGTTTTGCCGGATTCATCGTCTTGTGCTTCTTCGCCGCCCAATTCGTCGAGTTCTTTGCATACACTAATTTGGGACTGTTCCTGGCCGTCGAGGGGGCCGATTATCTGCAAAGTAGCGGCTTCATCGGTGTTCCTCTCATCGTAGCCTTCATCATCCTGGTGAGCCTCATCAATTTCCTGATCGGCAGCGCTTCGGCAAAATGGGCGATACTGGCTCCGATCTTCGTGCCGATGTTCATGAAGCTGGGCTTTTCTCCCTTCCTGACTCAAGCGGCATTCCGGGTTGCGGACTCGGTCACGAACTGTATTTCTCCCTTGGAGCCATTCATGCCCTTTATCATCATATGCGCGCAGCGCTACGATAAAAGGGCCGGACTGGGAACCGTCATTTCGATAATGATCCCTTACGCCATCGTCTTTTTAATCTCCTGGATACTCCTTTTGATAGGTTTTTATGTACTTAATCTGCCTCTCGGTCCTGGCGCCCCTGTAGGCATGTGA
- a CDS encoding EutN/CcmL family microcompartment protein, with protein sequence MQIAKVVGTVVSTKKNDTLVGHKLLIVRFLEKNLKSYGDTRIAVDTVGAGVGELVLCVSGAASRNAVCNTSASIDAAIVGIVDSLDMNGS encoded by the coding sequence ATGCAGATAGCTAAGGTGGTCGGCACGGTGGTGTCGACGAAAAAAAACGATACGCTCGTCGGACATAAGCTGCTGATCGTGCGTTTTCTGGAGAAGAACCTCAAATCCTACGGTGATACCCGAATCGCTGTCGATACGGTGGGGGCCGGAGTGGGTGAGCTCGTCCTCTGTGTCTCGGGGGCGGCCTCACGAAATGCGGTGTGCAACACTTCGGCTTCCATTGATGCAGCCATCGTCGGTATCGTGGACAGCCTCGACATGAACGGCAGCTGA
- a CDS encoding isochorismatase family protein, whose translation MSINNLVGIRREDCAVIIIDMQNDFIAKGAPIECPGGAEIVGNIEILRKWAKDCDIPVFFTQEMHRKQRVDFGLELIRNEPEHCLEGTEGVEIISALTPAEDEFVILKRRYSGYYLTDLELLMRSFNRKVLIITGVATNVCVYATALDAIQRDIQPVVISDGVAGTSIELHEAFLKNIDYVIGDVVTLKELLTTVQ comes from the coding sequence ATGTCTATCAACAATCTCGTTGGTATTCGCAGAGAAGATTGCGCAGTGATCATCATAGATATGCAAAATGATTTTATTGCTAAGGGTGCTCCAATAGAATGCCCGGGTGGAGCTGAGATAGTTGGCAACATTGAAATATTGAGAAAGTGGGCCAAAGACTGTGACATCCCCGTTTTCTTCACTCAGGAGATGCACCGTAAACAACGAGTTGATTTCGGACTGGAGTTGATCAGAAACGAACCGGAACATTGCCTGGAGGGAACCGAGGGGGTAGAAATCATTTCAGCTCTCACCCCCGCAGAGGACGAATTTGTCATCCTTAAAAGGCGTTACAGCGGCTATTATCTGACAGATTTGGAGCTCTTGATGCGCTCGTTCAACAGAAAAGTCTTAATCATCACGGGGGTCGCCACCAATGTCTGTGTATACGCCACCGCTCTCGACGCCATTCAGCGTGATATTCAGCCAGTTGTCATCTCGGATGGTGTTGCAGGCACCAGCATTGAACTGCATGAGGCTTTTTTGAAGAACATTGACTATGTCATCGGAGATGTTGTTACCTTGAAAGAGCTTCTCACAACAGTCCAGTGA
- a CDS encoding BMC domain-containing protein, whose protein sequence is MAEALGLIETKGLVGAIEAADAMVKAASVTIAGYEKIGFGLVTVMVRGDVGAVKAAVDAGAAAAKAVGELHSVHVIPRPHAEVERVILAGRQAEN, encoded by the coding sequence ATGGCGGAAGCTCTGGGATTGATTGAGACGAAGGGACTTGTTGGGGCTATCGAGGCCGCGGACGCGATGGTGAAGGCGGCGAGCGTGACGATCGCCGGTTACGAGAAGATCGGCTTTGGGCTGGTTACGGTGATGGTGCGCGGCGACGTCGGTGCGGTCAAGGCGGCGGTGGACGCCGGCGCGGCCGCTGCGAAGGCCGTGGGCGAGCTGCACTCCGTCCACGTCATCCCGCGCCCGCACGCGGAGGTGGAGCGCGTTATCTTGGCTGGTCGTCAGGCGGAGAATTGA
- a CDS encoding M20 family metallopeptidase, whose product MDLKDCELGRIVVDSVEKRREKLVGLSKFIWENPEIGYKEYKACEILVDTLEENGFNVTRKACGMDTAFVAQLRSSRQGPCIALLAEYDSLGDQGHACGHNLFSVAAVGSALALAEVLERTGGAVMVLGTPAEEGVVPNAGGKITMLEQGAFDNADIAMMCHAENRTIIERELAAATVLECVFTGKAAHAGGSPHEGINALSAGVLTINNINAYRQHMPPRAIVNPVIQESSKMQNTIPERCVLSMSVRASDRNTLHTVLERIGDCIQAGALATGCTVETSLRNRIYEDLLPNHHLGLAFKEALNCLGISSIQKEAANYSWDVGNVSHVCPTLAPYIKIGSESLVGHTNEFREASNSPDGYEGMIVGAKAMALTGLHYLTDATLREKVQNEFKAMRV is encoded by the coding sequence GTGGATTTGAAAGACTGTGAACTTGGTCGCATCGTAGTTGATTCGGTGGAGAAACGGCGTGAAAAACTTGTAGGCCTATCAAAGTTCATATGGGAGAACCCGGAGATAGGATACAAGGAATACAAAGCGTGTGAAATTTTGGTCGACACCTTGGAGGAGAACGGATTCAACGTTACACGTAAAGCCTGCGGGATGGATACCGCTTTCGTCGCGCAATTGCGCTCATCCCGTCAAGGTCCTTGCATCGCCTTGCTGGCGGAGTACGATTCTCTGGGTGACCAAGGGCATGCGTGTGGGCACAATCTCTTTTCCGTCGCTGCTGTAGGCAGCGCACTTGCTTTGGCAGAGGTGCTGGAAAGGACAGGAGGGGCGGTGATGGTTTTGGGGACTCCGGCCGAAGAAGGAGTGGTTCCCAATGCCGGCGGCAAAATCACGATGTTGGAGCAGGGTGCCTTCGACAACGCCGATATCGCGATGATGTGTCATGCCGAAAACCGAACGATTATCGAACGAGAGCTGGCTGCCGCAACCGTTCTGGAGTGCGTGTTCACGGGAAAGGCCGCCCATGCCGGAGGTTCTCCTCATGAGGGCATCAACGCTCTGAGCGCAGGCGTTCTGACCATCAATAACATTAACGCCTATCGGCAGCACATGCCTCCGCGAGCCATTGTCAACCCTGTCATTCAGGAGAGCAGCAAGATGCAGAATACGATTCCGGAGAGATGCGTCTTGAGCATGTCTGTGAGGGCCTCGGACAGAAACACGCTGCACACCGTCTTGGAGAGGATCGGGGATTGTATCCAGGCCGGGGCCCTCGCCACGGGCTGTACCGTTGAGACATCCCTGAGAAACAGAATTTATGAAGACTTGTTGCCCAATCATCATCTCGGCCTGGCCTTCAAGGAAGCACTGAATTGCCTTGGGATCTCCTCCATCCAGAAGGAGGCGGCAAACTATAGCTGGGATGTGGGCAATGTCAGTCACGTCTGCCCAACTCTGGCCCCCTACATTAAGATAGGGTCAGAGAGTCTTGTTGGGCATACGAATGAGTTCAGAGAGGCCAGCAACTCGCCGGATGGCTACGAGGGAATGATCGTAGGGGCCAAAGCCATGGCGTTGACGGGATTACACTACCTGACCGACGCTACACTGAGGGAAAAGGTTCAAAACGAGTTCAAAGCAATGCGTGTCTGA